The following coding sequences lie in one Cinclus cinclus chromosome 15, bCinCin1.1, whole genome shotgun sequence genomic window:
- the C15H8orf48 gene encoding uncharacterized protein C8orf48 homolog — MATTPAESSGEGLGLSQSHSSSALDYSGDSFESFSEEESQAPGSWCSTEDLEGSAVSEVLESSSSLAGQSPAEEESEAVDAAAVERAAIGKWIDAMGKGIDIKHKDTGVRPDNSVISAPAGIPEFSQEELDALRCFCSRRISRMQQEQAQRCRKLHWGIPARQSERGNSCAVPARLMNRILLENTRQAVKQVTEAEIHEASTCPDCQQKEAELAKAAFLRHKKTLLEGALIQEKLEKQLYSRDMLTLLGEALRSFPKPSEDPRDLWQRLKGQEMENHNQP, encoded by the exons ATGGCCACCACCCCAGCAGAGAGCTccggggaggggctggggtTGAGCCAGagtcacagcagctctgctttggaCTATTCAGGAGACTCCTTTGAGTCCTTCAGTGAGGAGGAGAGCCAAGCACCTGGATCCTGGTGTTCCACTGAGGATTTGGAGGGGTCAGCTGTGTCAGAGGTGTTGGAAAGCTCATCTTCACTGGCAGGCCAAAGTCCTGCAG AGGAAGAGTCTGAAGCAGtggatgctgcagctgtggaaaGAGCTGCCATAGGAAAATGGATTGATGCCATGGGAAAAGGGATTGATATAAAACATAAAGACACTGGGGTTAGACCAGACAACTCTGTCATCTCGGCTCCTGCTG GAATTCCTGAATTCTCCCAAGAAGAGCTGGATGCTCTCAGGTgtttctgcagcaggaggatcagcaggatgcagcaggagcaggcacaAAGGTGCAGGAAGCTGCACTGGGGAATCCCAGCAAGGCAGAGTGAGAGAGGAAATTCCTGTGCTGTTCCTGCCCGGCTGATGAACAGGATCCTGCTGGAAAACACCAGGCAGGCTGTGAAACAG GTGACAGAAGCTGAAATCCATGAGGCTTCAACATGTCCTGACTGCCAgcagaaggaagcagagctggcCAAGGCTGCCTTTCTCAGGCACAAAAAGACTCTGCTGGAAGGTGCTTTAATCCAAGAGAAGTTGGAGAAACAGCTTTACTCCAGA GACATGCTCACACTTCTAGGAGAAGCACTCAGAAGCTTTCCCAAACCTTCAGAGGATCCCAGGGATCTGTGGCAAAGGCTGAAGGGTCAGGAAATGGAAAACCACAATCAACCATAA